The Fusibacter sp. A1 genome has a segment encoding these proteins:
- the folP gene encoding dihydropteroate synthase, whose amino-acid sequence MKEIRFKDRTLMIGERTLIMGILNVTPDSFSDGGDHHLPQLALKRAMTMISEGADIIDVGGESTRPGSELVTEAVELERVIPAIELLSRHTDAIISIDTYKAAVADKALSKGAHIINDVWGFQKDLEIAAVAAEHQALSILMHNQVNTEYHIDILDEMKRFFDVSINLALKAGLDESRIMLDPGIGFGKTPEQNIQVMSRLSEVVAWGYPVLLGTSRKSMIGKILDLPPKERIEGTLATTALGIQAGVDIVRVHDIKENVRTALVSDAIVRGYQPWIK is encoded by the coding sequence ATGAAAGAAATACGTTTTAAGGACAGGACGCTCATGATCGGTGAGAGAACACTGATCATGGGAATCCTCAATGTGACTCCTGATTCCTTTTCGGACGGTGGCGACCATCACTTGCCGCAACTGGCTCTTAAGAGAGCTATGACGATGATCAGTGAAGGTGCCGATATCATTGATGTCGGTGGAGAGTCCACCCGACCTGGATCTGAACTCGTGACTGAGGCGGTTGAACTTGAAAGGGTGATCCCTGCTATCGAGCTGCTTTCAAGGCATACCGATGCGATCATTTCCATCGATACCTATAAGGCCGCAGTCGCAGACAAAGCGCTCTCCAAAGGTGCACATATCATCAACGATGTGTGGGGGTTTCAAAAAGACTTGGAAATAGCGGCAGTCGCAGCAGAGCATCAGGCGCTGAGCATATTGATGCACAACCAAGTCAACACGGAGTACCACATAGATATCCTGGATGAGATGAAGCGTTTTTTTGATGTTTCTATCAACCTGGCACTAAAGGCAGGACTTGATGAGTCTAGGATCATGTTGGATCCTGGAATAGGGTTCGGTAAAACGCCGGAGCAGAATATTCAAGTGATGTCCAGATTGAGTGAAGTGGTGGCGTGGGGGTATCCTGTACTGCTTGGAACCTCACGCAAGTCGATGATAGGAAAGATTCTCGACCTGCCTCCTAAAGAAAGAATAGAGGGAACGCTTGCTACAACCGCCCTTGGAATTCAAGCCGGTGTCGACATAGTAAGGGTTCATGACATAAAAGAAAATGTAAGGACAGCACTTGTATCCGACGCGATCGTCAGGGGGTATCAACCATGGATAAAATAG
- the folB gene encoding dihydroneopterin aldolase has translation MDKIAISGIRVMGTHGVLESEKQLGQPFEVDLEMVVDLTDAGVSDDLSKTINYALIYTIVEDEIGNRCYDLIEKLCYKIVQRILAFDQRIEKTQVTVKKPNAPIYGHFDHASVTIRRGRNEIDLSELRE, from the coding sequence ATGGATAAAATAGCAATATCCGGAATCAGAGTGATGGGAACCCACGGAGTGCTGGAATCTGAAAAGCAACTTGGCCAACCTTTTGAAGTGGACCTGGAGATGGTTGTGGACCTGACAGATGCCGGAGTATCCGATGACCTGTCAAAAACAATCAACTATGCGCTGATCTATACGATTGTAGAAGATGAAATCGGTAATAGATGTTATGACCTGATTGAAAAACTTTGCTACAAAATCGTTCAGAGGATTCTTGCCTTCGACCAGCGGATCGAGAAAACGCAAGTGACTGTCAAGAAGCCTAACGCTCCTATCTATGGACATTTTGACCATGCCAGCGTGACAATAAGAAGAGGAAGAAATGAGATCGATTTATCTGAGCTTAGGGAGTAA
- the folK gene encoding 2-amino-4-hydroxy-6-hydroxymethyldihydropteridine diphosphokinase codes for MRSIYLSLGSNMGDKIALIDEAILKIQDLGIDLIARSKYYQSLPQGYVEQDVFVNVSILIGTELEPELLLKELQRIELELDRKRVIRWGPRTIDIDIIWIDGYSSDSDFLTVPHPRAFERAFVVGPMYDLPINDEALKRNMSSAWPKIKDQGIQEYYYDYKSVKS; via the coding sequence ATGAGATCGATTTATCTGAGCTTAGGGAGTAACATGGGTGATAAGATAGCGCTTATCGATGAGGCTATTTTAAAAATTCAAGACCTTGGGATCGATCTGATCGCTAGGTCCAAGTATTATCAGAGCCTACCCCAGGGGTATGTTGAACAAGATGTGTTTGTCAACGTGAGTATTCTGATCGGCACCGAGTTGGAACCGGAACTTCTGCTAAAGGAGCTTCAGCGTATTGAACTGGAGCTCGACCGTAAAAGGGTCATCAGATGGGGGCCGCGAACAATTGATATTGACATCATTTGGATTGATGGGTATAGTAGCGATAGCGACTTTTTGACAGTGCCACATCCTCGAGCATTCGAAAGGGCATTTGTCGTGGGTCCGATGTACGACTTACCTATAAATGATGAGGCTTTAAAGCGGAACATGAGCTCAGCTTGGCCCAAAATAAAGGATCAAGGGATCCAGGAGTATTATTATGACTATAAGAGCGTTAAATCCTAA
- the aroF gene encoding 3-deoxy-7-phosphoheptulonate synthase, protein MTIRALNPKEKTQVKINDMIIGGKEPIIFAGPCSVESEEQIFLIAKELKRIGVHFLRGGVFKPRTSPYAFQGLGEEGLVYMSRAAKVFELPIVTEVMQEKDIELVSEHADILQIGSRNMYNYSLLKEVGRLKKPILLKRGMSATINEWVLAAEYIASMGNDQIILCERGIRTFDDYTRNTLDLAAVPIMQAETGLPVIVDPSHGTGIRQLIEPMSKAALACGADGLMIEVHPDPDHALSDGPQSIPLHDFEGLIRRVLNKA, encoded by the coding sequence ATGACTATAAGAGCGTTAAATCCTAAGGAAAAGACACAAGTAAAAATAAACGATATGATCATCGGTGGTAAAGAACCGATTATTTTCGCAGGTCCTTGTTCGGTTGAATCTGAAGAGCAGATTTTTTTGATCGCCAAAGAACTGAAACGGATCGGAGTACATTTTTTAAGAGGCGGAGTTTTTAAGCCAAGAACCAGTCCTTATGCTTTTCAGGGACTTGGAGAAGAGGGCCTTGTTTACATGTCTAGGGCTGCAAAGGTCTTTGAACTTCCTATCGTCACAGAAGTCATGCAGGAAAAAGACATCGAGCTTGTTTCAGAACATGCGGACATCCTTCAAATCGGTTCGCGAAATATGTATAATTATTCACTTTTAAAGGAAGTAGGGAGACTCAAAAAGCCTATTCTCCTAAAGCGAGGCATGTCTGCCACGATCAATGAATGGGTGCTTGCGGCAGAGTATATCGCTTCGATGGGCAATGACCAGATCATCCTTTGCGAGCGTGGAATAAGAACCTTTGACGACTATACAAGAAATACGCTGGATTTGGCTGCGGTTCCTATCATGCAGGCCGAAACCGGACTTCCTGTAATCGTCGATCCAAGCCATGGCACAGGAATAAGACAGCTGATCGAACCAATGAGTAAGGCTGCTCTCGCCTGCGGTGCGGACGGCCTGATGATAGAAGTTCACCCAGATCCCGACCACGCCCTGAGTGATGGACCCCAATCCATACCGCTGCATGATTTTGAAGGGTTGATCCGTCGAGTACTCAATAAAGCGTAA
- a CDS encoding YihY/virulence factor BrkB family protein has protein sequence MTFIKEMMKRTNMHHVTAFAAQMAYFFFLSVFPFIIVFVTIAGNMLDVSEVSNWLIEFRGIPEAIKKLVLDFVEIANQSQLPIVSTSFLFILWSTSKAYYAMSHAFNIAYGAKSSPNYLIERVKGLVYTLMLVMGLLGAIVLPVFTKNVLTAILDLVKFPIEWAFGAVVLKWVFYVLFLFSILSGTYYAIPFRKRSFKSILPGTLFTMVAWFITANVFNLIILRFARFSLVYGTLASVAIAMIWLYFMSSSMIYGAEINALIEKNKNKISKPV, from the coding sequence ATGACTTTTATTAAAGAAATGATGAAAAGGACGAATATGCATCATGTGACAGCATTCGCAGCGCAGATGGCATATTTTTTCTTTTTATCCGTTTTTCCATTTATCATTGTTTTTGTTACGATTGCAGGTAATATGCTTGATGTCTCTGAAGTGTCCAACTGGCTGATTGAGTTCAGAGGCATACCGGAAGCCATAAAGAAGCTTGTACTCGATTTTGTGGAAATCGCCAATCAAAGCCAATTGCCGATCGTGTCCACTTCTTTCTTGTTCATCCTATGGTCTACGAGCAAGGCTTATTATGCCATGTCCCATGCCTTTAACATCGCTTACGGAGCTAAGAGCTCGCCCAACTATTTGATTGAACGTGTGAAGGGGCTTGTCTATACCTTGATGCTTGTGATGGGGCTCTTAGGAGCGATTGTGCTACCGGTGTTCACAAAAAATGTCTTGACCGCTATTTTAGATCTTGTCAAGTTTCCCATTGAATGGGCCTTTGGCGCAGTCGTCCTGAAATGGGTGTTTTATGTGTTGTTTCTGTTTTCCATACTCAGCGGGACCTATTATGCGATCCCTTTCAGAAAGAGAAGCTTTAAAAGCATCTTGCCTGGAACCTTGTTCACCATGGTGGCGTGGTTTATCACAGCCAACGTCTTCAATCTGATCATTTTGAGATTCGCAAGGTTCTCACTTGTTTATGGAACCCTTGCAAGTGTTGCGATTGCAATGATTTGGCTTTATTTCATGTCAAGCAGCATGATCTATGGAGCTGAGATAAACGCCTTGATTGAAAAAAACAAAAATAAAATCAGTAAACCTGTTTAA
- a CDS encoding SLC13 family permease has translation MENQLIVGVAIFCITYLLIVSEKVNRTSIAIFGAVMMLVLNVEIQEVAFEHIDFNTIFLLVGMMIIVTIMKRTGIFEYMAIKIAKIAKGDPWKIVFLFSILTGVSSALLDNVTTILLVVPVTIVIAETLHLNPIPFLIPEVLIANIGGTATLIGDPPNIMIGSATGLGFLDFFVNLAPVVVVIVIVSMFILKKIYKQKLVCEEKYKDEILSMNEHLAIKNKPLLVKSLIVLSITILGFLLHQSLGYESATVALFGAATLLLFSKIDPEEILHEVEWPTIFFFAALFILVGALEEVGVIEFLAEKMLSLTNGNEMATVLIVLWVSAIASSFLDNIPFVATMIPLITNMGEISGMNVTPLWWALALGACLGGNGTMVGASANVIVGGMLEKHGYKLSFVDFMKVGFPIMIVSVSISTVYMMVVYL, from the coding sequence ATGGAAAATCAGCTTATTGTCGGGGTAGCAATCTTTTGTATTACCTACTTATTAATCGTATCGGAGAAAGTGAATCGGACCTCGATCGCCATATTCGGAGCAGTGATGATGTTGGTTCTGAATGTCGAGATACAGGAAGTCGCATTTGAACATATAGATTTCAATACGATTTTTTTACTGGTAGGCATGATGATCATCGTCACGATTATGAAACGCACAGGCATATTTGAATACATGGCGATAAAGATCGCAAAAATAGCCAAAGGGGATCCTTGGAAAATCGTTTTTCTTTTTTCAATCCTGACAGGCGTATCATCCGCACTACTTGATAATGTGACAACGATCTTGCTTGTCGTTCCTGTGACGATCGTAATCGCAGAGACACTGCATCTCAATCCGATTCCATTTTTAATACCCGAAGTACTGATTGCCAATATCGGCGGTACTGCGACCCTTATCGGTGATCCACCCAATATCATGATCGGCAGCGCCACAGGACTTGGCTTCTTGGATTTCTTCGTAAACCTGGCTCCTGTCGTAGTTGTGATCGTAATTGTCAGTATGTTCATTTTGAAAAAAATATATAAGCAAAAGTTGGTCTGCGAGGAAAAATATAAGGACGAGATACTCTCGATGAACGAGCATTTGGCGATAAAGAACAAGCCGCTGCTTGTTAAAAGTCTGATTGTCCTATCTATCACGATCTTAGGATTCCTTTTGCATCAGTCATTGGGCTATGAATCCGCTACTGTCGCGCTCTTCGGCGCTGCGACCCTTCTTCTGTTCAGCAAGATTGATCCCGAAGAGATCTTGCATGAGGTGGAATGGCCGACGATTTTCTTCTTTGCGGCGCTTTTCATTTTGGTGGGAGCCTTAGAAGAAGTGGGGGTTATTGAATTCCTTGCTGAAAAAATGTTATCATTAACAAATGGGAACGAAATGGCCACTGTGCTGATCGTACTCTGGGTTTCTGCGATCGCGTCATCCTTCCTGGATAATATTCCATTTGTGGCGACGATGATTCCGCTGATCACCAATATGGGTGAGATATCTGGGATGAATGTGACTCCGCTGTGGTGGGCGCTCGCGCTTGGAGCATGCCTAGGCGGCAACGGTACCATGGTAGGCGCGTCTGCAAATGTAATTGTCGGCGGAATGCTTGAGAAGCATGGTTATAAGTTGAGTTTTGTCGACTTTATGAAGGTCGGTTTCCCGATTATGATCGTATCAGTGAGTATATCTACGGTATATATGATGGTTGTTTACTTATAG
- a CDS encoding dihydrofolate reductase: MTLSHIVAVSKNGVIGNKNDIPWQIPGELERFKALTMNRTVIMGRKTYESLPKKLIGREIIVVSATLEATKDYRVARSVSQALELTTGLEEVFIAGGGQLYLHTVDLVDRIYYTHVHEHVEGDVTYPLHVLDGFNKVYEEYVKANIDYTYATYERKKEHL; this comes from the coding sequence ATGACCTTATCACACATAGTAGCCGTTTCAAAAAACGGCGTCATTGGAAATAAAAACGATATACCTTGGCAGATTCCAGGCGAATTGGAGCGATTTAAAGCATTGACCATGAACCGTACGGTCATCATGGGAAGAAAAACCTATGAGTCCCTGCCTAAAAAACTTATCGGCAGGGAGATAATCGTAGTTTCAGCCACACTTGAAGCCACAAAGGACTACAGGGTGGCAAGGTCTGTCAGCCAAGCCCTTGAGCTTACGACAGGCCTTGAGGAAGTGTTCATCGCAGGAGGCGGACAGCTCTATCTGCATACGGTGGACCTGGTGGACCGGATCTATTACACGCATGTACATGAGCATGTCGAAGGAGACGTCACTTATCCCTTGCACGTTTTAGATGGTTTCAATAAGGTGTATGAAGAGTACGTGAAGGCGAACATCGATTATACCTATGCCACATATGAACGCAAAAAAGAACACCTGTGA
- a CDS encoding aminotransferase class IV codes for MSINHIILNGTVITQDEYNEELCVFYEVVRVKNRALMFLEDHIIRLNHSLMLAGIDLMITVENVKSDLAKLFSVDGIRNQNVKYAVSVQGDLLTTALYYTKSTYPHLDAYKKGVSVKTVSFEREHPEIKQLTTGMQAIRESLLEDDAYEYLLVDHEDTILEGTRTNVFFVKDGQVITADTHKVLGGITRHHVADLARRDYLLVESALPLKSLSQIEAVFLTGTSIGVLPVSCVDDMPYDSACHPVVLSLKEAYEKCAQDYILSHQLPND; via the coding sequence ATGTCAATCAATCATATTATACTTAATGGAACAGTTATTACGCAAGATGAATATAACGAGGAGCTATGCGTGTTTTATGAGGTGGTTCGTGTAAAAAACCGCGCGCTCATGTTTTTGGAAGACCATATCATAAGGCTCAACCATTCACTCATGCTTGCAGGTATAGACCTGATGATCACAGTCGAAAATGTCAAGTCGGACCTTGCGAAGTTGTTTTCTGTAGATGGCATCAGGAATCAAAATGTAAAATACGCGGTGAGCGTTCAAGGCGACCTGTTGACAACGGCGCTCTACTATACCAAATCCACTTATCCCCATTTGGACGCATACAAAAAAGGTGTCTCGGTTAAAACAGTTTCATTTGAAAGAGAACACCCTGAGATAAAACAGTTGACTACTGGCATGCAGGCGATCAGAGAAAGCCTTTTGGAAGATGACGCATATGAGTATCTGCTGGTCGATCATGAGGACACTATTTTGGAAGGCACGAGAACAAACGTGTTCTTTGTCAAAGACGGTCAGGTGATTACAGCGGATACGCATAAGGTGTTAGGCGGTATTACAAGACATCATGTGGCCGACCTGGCAAGACGCGACTACCTTCTTGTGGAGTCTGCGCTCCCTTTAAAGTCCTTGTCTCAGATAGAGGCTGTCTTCCTTACAGGAACGTCGATCGGCGTATTGCCGGTAAGCTGTGTGGATGATATGCCTTATGATTCAGCTTGTCATCCTGTAGTCTTGTCGCTAAAAGAAGCCTATGAAAAGTGTGCCCAGGACTATATCTTATCTCATCAGTTACCGAACGATTAA
- a CDS encoding universal stress protein, which produces MFTKILVPIDGTITCQKSIDYVKNIASKFQSEVILFNAQDIAPSIAWVNDPVAYNQPQIDPEKIAQEILAHASNYFTDVPFKVTTEFSIGDPAHAILEAADEYECDAIIMCTHGMKAFKRFLLGSVTNKVVHHAKVTVLIVR; this is translated from the coding sequence ATGTTTACTAAAATTCTCGTACCGATCGATGGTACCATAACGTGTCAAAAATCAATTGATTATGTGAAAAACATCGCTAGCAAATTCCAATCAGAAGTAATTCTTTTTAACGCTCAGGATATTGCGCCATCCATCGCTTGGGTGAACGACCCTGTCGCTTACAACCAGCCTCAGATCGACCCTGAAAAGATCGCGCAAGAAATTTTGGCGCACGCGTCCAACTATTTTACCGATGTTCCCTTCAAGGTAACCACCGAATTTTCCATCGGTGATCCGGCGCATGCCATCCTTGAGGCCGCAGACGAATACGAATGCGATGCGATCATCATGTGTACCCACGGCATGAAGGCATTTAAGCGTTTCTTACTTGGCAGCGTCACCAACAAAGTGGTGCATCATGCTAAAGTTACAGTTTTAATCGTTCGGTAA
- a CDS encoding Gx transporter family protein, translating to MRQNKTKKLVLLAMFIGIALMLNYFERFIPIAITIPGVKLGLSNVVSLVALSLFGFYEVLVLVILRTLLSATFYGSISAMMFSMAGGIFSLVAMWSLYRYRGKWISTIGISVAGAVFHNIGQVSVAVLILKSAAIYAYLPMLLVSAIITGVLIGVVADKTINVMGTHAKSYLPKN from the coding sequence ATGAGACAGAATAAGACAAAAAAACTAGTACTTTTGGCAATGTTCATTGGAATCGCATTGATGCTCAACTATTTCGAAAGGTTTATTCCGATCGCGATCACAATACCCGGTGTTAAGCTTGGACTATCGAATGTGGTCTCGCTTGTAGCCTTAAGTCTGTTCGGCTTTTACGAAGTGCTGGTACTCGTCATTTTAAGGACGCTCCTGAGCGCGACGTTTTATGGAAGCATTTCTGCAATGATGTTCTCGATGGCCGGCGGCATATTCAGCCTGGTGGCCATGTGGAGTCTTTACAGATATAGGGGCAAGTGGATTTCGACAATCGGTATCAGCGTGGCTGGAGCGGTCTTTCATAATATCGGGCAAGTCAGTGTCGCTGTTTTGATCTTAAAAAGCGCCGCAATCTATGCTTACCTTCCCATGTTACTTGTTTCTGCGATCATCACCGGTGTTTTGATAGGTGTGGTTGCAGATAAGACAATCAATGTGATGGGAACGCATGCTAAAAGTTATCTGCCTAAAAATTAG
- a CDS encoding PspC domain-containing protein: MNGLYRSKKDVVIAGVISGLSNYTGIDVAILRVLYAVFTVFSMGAGIMIYAVAALVIPKAPEGWDDECEERRKDRAPMPDKNILIGGAVVLFGASMLLKVLFSWVNFNMVFPFVLIAAGLFFVFKRR; encoded by the coding sequence ATGAACGGACTATACAGATCGAAAAAAGACGTGGTTATTGCAGGAGTCATTAGCGGATTATCAAACTATACAGGAATAGACGTAGCCATTCTCAGAGTGTTATATGCTGTGTTTACCGTGTTCTCCATGGGGGCAGGTATCATGATCTACGCTGTCGCAGCGCTTGTCATACCCAAAGCGCCTGAAGGATGGGACGACGAATGCGAAGAGAGAAGAAAAGATCGTGCTCCGATGCCTGATAAGAACATACTGATCGGTGGAGCTGTAGTGCTTTTTGGAGCATCCATGCTACTTAAGGTATTGTTCAGCTGGGTGAACTTCAACATGGTGTTTCCATTTGTACTGATTGCGGCAGGTTTGTTCTTTGTTTTTAAAAGACGATAG
- a CDS encoding LiaF domain-containing protein produces the protein MSKSKVIWGFLLIVVGVVALLINMNIIGFGIVSAAIAIWPIFIIAFGLGIIFKKSGVIQLIIWIAVAAILIYFSIFGNRYDFIRNADTVIRFPENIEAVSTKEIVLDEISSETVDLQIDIGVGEVIINSTDSQFFKAQVPDELTAVESDKDRVHVSNKDNKFWMIKPSNMVYELALSEAKIWTIELNVGAVDALMNLENLSASRVVVNSGAGNYRVVLGDKLEEVYLEMNTGAGDMTVVVPSEVGVKLVVESFIMDVNFPDSTKKSENVYYSKGYDDASIHVEIVVNSAAGAISLVRE, from the coding sequence ATGTCTAAATCTAAAGTAATATGGGGCTTCCTCCTGATCGTAGTAGGCGTGGTCGCCCTCTTGATCAACATGAATATCATAGGTTTCGGGATTGTCAGCGCAGCCATAGCGATCTGGCCGATTTTTATCATCGCCTTCGGTCTTGGGATCATTTTCAAGAAGAGCGGTGTGATCCAGCTCATTATCTGGATAGCGGTAGCCGCAATCCTTATCTACTTCAGTATCTTTGGAAACCGATACGATTTTATCAGAAATGCGGATACGGTAATCAGATTCCCTGAAAACATAGAAGCGGTAAGCACAAAGGAGATCGTGCTCGATGAGATCTCCTCTGAGACGGTCGATTTGCAGATAGACATCGGTGTGGGTGAGGTCATCATCAACAGTACGGACAGTCAGTTTTTCAAGGCGCAGGTACCCGACGAGTTGACAGCGGTTGAAAGCGATAAGGATCGTGTCCATGTAAGCAATAAGGACAATAAGTTTTGGATGATCAAACCTTCGAATATGGTCTATGAGCTGGCGCTTAGTGAAGCTAAGATATGGACGATCGAACTGAACGTAGGTGCTGTTGACGCCTTGATGAACTTGGAAAACCTATCCGCCTCAAGGGTGGTCGTGAACTCGGGTGCGGGCAATTACCGTGTCGTATTGGGAGACAAGCTCGAAGAGGTCTACCTGGAGATGAATACTGGAGCCGGAGACATGACTGTCGTTGTACCGAGTGAGGTCGGTGTGAAGCTTGTTGTAGAGAGTTTCATCATGGATGTCAATTTCCCAGATTCGACTAAAAAATCAGAAAACGTGTACTACAGCAAAGGATACGATGACGCATCGATTCATGTCGAAATTGTTGTAAATTCAGCAGCAGGTGCTATTTCGCTAGTAAGAGAGTGA
- a CDS encoding helix-turn-helix domain-containing protein, translated as MMKEVKELTTMSAIKAYSDPFRMIILKTYYKFSRPATVKQIADDMSEVPAKVHYHVKKLLESDILRLVHTKEVNGILAKFYEPTAKCFEIKNANFRSSEIESLNSNVSHKDIAEVFDDHKKIVVDSLNSGSDQKTFIMSSELHLSSEEYKDLVAYIENLHNAKKRKSAKKTTYKFLTTLSASE; from the coding sequence ATGATGAAAGAAGTAAAAGAACTTACGACGATGTCTGCCATAAAAGCATATTCCGATCCTTTTAGAATGATCATACTCAAGACTTATTATAAATTTTCGAGACCGGCGACCGTGAAGCAGATTGCCGACGATATGTCGGAAGTGCCTGCCAAAGTCCATTATCACGTGAAAAAACTCCTGGAATCGGACATCCTTCGACTTGTCCATACAAAAGAAGTCAACGGCATACTGGCAAAGTTCTATGAACCGACCGCCAAGTGTTTTGAAATCAAGAACGCCAATTTTAGAAGCAGTGAAATTGAATCGCTGAATTCGAATGTTTCCCACAAGGACATCGCCGAGGTGTTTGACGACCACAAAAAGATTGTTGTGGATTCCTTAAATAGCGGAAGCGATCAGAAAACCTTTATTATGTCATCTGAACTACACTTAAGTAGCGAGGAATACAAGGACTTGGTGGCCTATATCGAAAACCTACATAACGCAAAAAAGAGAAAAAGCGCTAAAAAGACGACCTACAAGTTTTTGACAACATTATCCGCATCGGAGTAA